The proteins below are encoded in one region of Cololabis saira isolate AMF1-May2022 chromosome 13, fColSai1.1, whole genome shotgun sequence:
- the LOC133457811 gene encoding LOW QUALITY PROTEIN: alpha-aminoadipic semialdehyde dehydrogenase-like (The sequence of the model RefSeq protein was modified relative to this genomic sequence to represent the inferred CDS: inserted 1 base in 1 codon) produces MEIVRQIGDALRKKIQVLGSLVSLEMGKIYVEGVGEVQEYVDVCDYAVGLSRMIGXPSERPGHVLIEQWNPVGLVGIITAFNFPVAVYGWNNAIALICGNVCLWKGAPTTPLTSVAVTKIVAEVLEQNNLPGAICSLACGGADIGSAMAKDERVDLLSFTGSTHVGKIVATTVQERFRRNLLELGGNNAIIAFEDADLNLVVPSAVFASVGTAGQRCTTTRRLMLHESVHDAVVERLTKAYKQVRIGDPWDPSTLYGPLHTKQAVDQYLAAIEQAKKQGGTIVYGGKVMDHPGNYVEPTIVTGLAHDAPIVHTETFVPILYVLKFKTEEEAFAWNNEVKQGLSSSIFTKDMGRIFRWLGPKGSDCGIVNVNVPTSGAEIGGAFGGEKQTGGGRESGSDSWKQYMRRSTCTINYSKDLPLAQGIKFE; encoded by the exons ATGGAAATAGTGAGACAGATTGGGGATGCGCTGAGAAAGAAGATTCAAGTACTTGGAAGCTTGGTGTCTCTAGAAATGGGCAAGATCTATGTGGAAGGAGTGGGTGAAGTTCAGGAATATGTTGATGTCTGTGATTACGCCGTTGGTCTGTCTAGAATGATTG TTCCTTCAGAAAGACCAGGCCATGTTCTTATTGAACAGTGGAACCCTGTGGGCCTCGTCGGCATCATCACTGCCTTTAATTTCCCTGTGGCTGTCTATGGCTGGAACAATGCTATTGCTCTCATCTGTGGCAACGTCTGCCTCTGGAAAGGTGCTCCAACTACTCCTCTTACAAGTGTTGCAGTTACCAAGATTGTGGCAGAGGTCCTGGAGCAAAACAATCTGCCTGGTGCTATCTGTTCCTTGGCCTGTGGTGGTGCAGATATTGGCAGTGCCATGGCAAAGGATGAACGTGTGGATCTGTTGTCCTTCACTGGTAGCACCCATGTAGGAAAGATTGTGGCCACAACAGTTCAAGAACGATTCAGACGCAATCTTCTGGAGCTTGGTGGAAACAATGCCATCATTGCATTTGAGGATGCAGACCTGAACCTTGTGGTGCCCTCTGCTGTCTTTGCCTCTGTTGGAACCGCTGGCCAGCGTTGCACTACAACCAGGAGGCTGATGCTGCATGAGAGTGTCCATGACGCAGTCGTTGAGAGGCTCACCAAGGCCTACAAACAAGTCCGCATTGGAGACCCCTGGGACCCCAGCACCCTGTATGGTCCATTGCACACAAAACAAGCAGTGGATCAGTATTTGGCTGCTATTGAACAGGCCAAGAAGCAGGGTGGCACCATTGTTTATGGAGGAAAAGTAATGGACCATCCTGGAAACTATGTGGAGCCCACAATCGTTACAGGGCTGGCTCATGATGCACCCATCGTCCATACTGAAACCTTCGTCCCCATTCTTTATGTCCTCAAGTTCAAAACGGAGGAAGAGGCATTTGCATGGAACAATGAAGTGAAACAGGGGTTATCCAGCAGCATCTTCACTAAAGATATGGGTCGAATTTTCCGCTGGCTAGGACCCAAAGGATCCGACTGTGGTATTGTGAATGTCAACGTTCCCACAAGTGGAGCTGAGATCGGAGGAGCTTTCGGTGGGGAAAAACagacaggaggaggaagagagtcAGGCAGTGATTCCTGGAAGCAGTACATGAGGCGCTCCACGTGCACAATAAACTACAGCAAGGATCTTCCTCTGGCTCAAGGCATCAAGTTTGAGTGA